TCCCGACTGAAGGCAAGGTCTAGTTTAATTGATGTACTATTGTTCATTATTGACCTGgcagaaatggatgaatttgggTCTGCATGTCAGGGTGCAAATGAATAAAGACCTATTGTTTAAGTGGGAAtagaaatagggaaaaataaCAATTCTAATCTTGGCCCATTCATAAGCTCTCATTTACTTTGACTAATTTTTGTGCACACCTGAATTTTTCTCAAGGCAGCCTTCATGTCCTTGTTTCGGAGACTGTAGATCAGTGGGTTTACAAGTGGGGTCACTGATGAGTACAACAAGGTTACAACCTTCTGTATGCCAGCTGGATTTCCAGAGGTTGGGCTGATGTACATGATCATGATGGTTCCATAGAATAGAGACACTACAGCCAGGTGGGAACCACAAGTGGAGAAGGCCTTACGTCTGCCAGCTGCTGAAGGAACATGCAACACTGCCCTGAGGACCAGGATGTAGGAccaaaggatgaaaaagaaggtGATGAAGATAATAAGAGAGCTCAGTATAGAACAGGAAAGCTCAATTCCAGGGGCAGGGATGCAGGACAGGGCCAGAAGAGGACCAGGGTCACAAACAAAGTGGTCAATGGTATTGGGGCCACAAAAGGGGAGTTGTGTGATAAAATAGATAGGGACCAGATAGCAGAGAAAGCCCATTACCCAGCAGAGGACCACCAAGTTTGTGCAGAGATGACTGCTCATGATAGTAGGATAGTAAAGAGGCTGACAGATGGCCAAGTACCGATCAAAAGCCATGAGGGGCAGTAAAAAGGTCTCAGTAATGCccatggaaaagaagaagtagaacTGGAGGAAGCAGGCAGTGAAAGAGATGGTTTTGGTCTCAGATAGGAAGTTCCTTAACATATTGGGAACAGTGGTGTTGATGTAACAGATCTCCAGGAATGAGAAGTTGGCCAGCAGAAtatacatgggggtgtggagtcTGCGATCCAGCTTCACTGCACAGACAATGGCCCCATTCCCCATCAGTGTCAGGATGTAGGACACAGAGAAAAGCACGAAGAGGAGGACCTGAACCTCTCTGGAGCAGGGAAAACTCAGGAGTATGAATTCAGTCACCGTATTGACTCCTGACACATTCATGGCTTCCTAAGGGGTGAAGAGGAAAAGatgacaaagacaaaaatgacGTTATTCCCTAATGctcaggaatatttttatttagagatGCCTAAGTCCCTCAGATTCTATtattctattaaataaataatgtaactATAT
The DNA window shown above is from Equus quagga isolate Etosha38 chromosome 2, UCLA_HA_Equagga_1.0, whole genome shotgun sequence and carries:
- the LOC124236013 gene encoding olfactory receptor 11H6-like, producing MNVSGVNTVTEFILLSFPCSREVQVLLFVLFSVSYILTLMGNGAIVCAVKLDRRLHTPMYILLANFSFLEICYINTTVPNMLRNFLSETKTISFTACFLQFYFFFSMGITETFLLPLMAFDRYLAICQPLYYPTIMSSHLCTNLVVLCWVMGFLCYLVPIYFITQLPFCGPNTIDHFVCDPGPLLALSCIPAPGIELSCSILSSLIIFITFFFILWSYILVLRAVLHVPSAAGRRKAFSTCGSHLAVVSLFYGTIMIMYISPTSGNPAGIQKVVTLLYSSVTPLVNPLIYSLRNKDMKAALRKIQVCTKISQSK